The sequence CGCTCTTTGATCGAAGAGTCCTGGCGCACCGTGAACCGCTTCGAGACGCTGGTCACCCGCACCACTTCAGGCGCGTCGGTGCGGTGAGAGCTGAGATCGGTCATGGCGCGGTCACATCTCCTGTGCGAAGTTGCCCTGCAACCGCAGGAACACGCGATGGCTGATGAACAGGATGACCACCCCGATCACGAGAGCCACGATGAGGCGCAGCAGGAGATCCGTCGGGTGCGGGGCGGATTCACCGGCCACCCAGAAGGCGCGCTGGAATCCGATCACGGCGAGGGTGAGCGGGTTGTTCGTGTAGACGTCCAGCAAGAACGGCGACTTGATGAGGTTGGCCACCATCTCCCACGAATAGACGATCGGGCTAGCCCAGAACAAGACCATCGTGCCCAGTTCGACCAGGTACTGGACGTCACGCAAGTACACGTTGAGCGCACCGAACAGCAGCCCGAACGCGGTGCCGTAGACAATCAGGACGGCGGCCGCGGGAAACACGTAGAGGATTTCGGGATGCAGTGGCGGCTTGCCGACGAGCAGCGTTGCGACGATCAGCACTGTCAGCTGGATGAGGAAGTTGAAGATCGCGGATCCAACGCTGGCGAGCGGAAACACTTCGCGCGGGACATATACCTTCTTGACAAGCCCGCTGTTCGCCAGGATCGAGCCGGTGGCGCCTGTCAGTATCTCGGTGAAGAGGCCGATCGCGGTGAGGCCCGTGAAGATATACACGGCGAAATCGGGGATGCCGCGCGCTGCTTGCAGGAACTGGCCGACCACGACGTAGTAGATGGCGAGCTGCATCAGCGGCCGGGACAGCGACCAGAAGAATCCGAGCGTCGAGTCCTTGTACTTGGCCTTGAGGTCGCGCCGCACGAGCAGATCGAGCATCTCGCGATGCTTGAACAGATCGCCTGCCGAGGCCCACACATCACGTGGGTGCAGTCCGGCTGCCGCGCCGACCGGCACCAGCGGCATTGCCTCGATACGAGCGAAGCGCTCGGCGGCGCTCGAGTCAAACGAACTGGACATCCTCACGATCCTACTGCCTGGATGCTGAACACCCACCGAGCCGTGCCTGGTCAGCGCTTGCGGATGCGACGCAGTCCCCGCGCCGCGCGCCCGATGACCGTGTCGCGTCCAGCTACGCGGCGCAGGGCCGCCCCGGTCCCAGGATGGTGCAGCCGGAGGTACATTCGGGCGAAGTCGATGAGACGACCCTCTCCGACGTTGCCCGCCCCGCGCAGATAATGGATGGCATCGACGGAATCGCCCGGAAGGGTCGCCGAGAGCTGGTCCAGCTTGTATTCCAGCGCAGTGTGGCTGATCGACATGTACTCCCCCGTCGAGACGGTTCGCACGTGGTACCCGAGCTCCCCCGCCGCGTACGCGGGCATCCGCTCGAGGATGTGGGCGAGGCCACCGTCCTGATACGCGGCGGCGCCGCCGAAGTCCGCGTAACTCCAGTCGCGCTCCGCGAGCAGGCGCAGAGCCCGTGGCCGTGCGACGAACATCGAACCGAACGGCGCGAGCGGAGAGACGTCGTCGAGGGGCACATGGATGCCGAGGTCGCGGCACACGTCGGCGACGCCCGACTTGTTCGCCCACCACGCACGCCCCATCGTCGGGTAGCCGATGTGGATCATAGGGGGGAAAACCAGTCCGAGACCAGGCTCCTTCTGGAACAGCCCGATCAGGTTGGCCGTGTATCCGGGGCTGTCGAGGAGGTTGCGGAACTGCTGGTCCTTGAAGTGGCGCCCGATGTTGAAACCGTCCTGCGGAGTCTTCTTGGAGTGCACCTTCACGATGAGGTCATAGTCGTCGCTGAGCAGGATGTCGCGGCATCCGATCAGGAAGGCGCTTTGGTCGCGCCCGTCGTTCGAGGCGACCACGCGCACCTGCACACCCCGGCCCTCGCGCGGCCGCAAGTCGATCTGGGCGTGAATGAGCGCGGCGCGCGCGTCATCCGGCGTCGTCACGATGAGGTCGTAGTCGCCGGGCAGCGTGTCGAGGCGCTCCAGCATCTCTCGGGTCATGTCCGGGTAGAAGATGTGCGCGATTGCCGCCACCCGCAAGGGTCGCGAGGGGTCATACGATACATCGACGTCCGGCAGCACTTCGAGCATCCCGGCATCCGCGTTCAAGATCTTCGGCGCGACGTTCCGAGCGAGATTCTGCCAGAACACTTCCATCGGGTACCCGTATTCTTCGACCCGCTCCGCGAGCTCGCGTCCGATCACCGCGTGGCGGTCGAGAAACGGCGGGTAGTGGAAGAACGGTCGCCGCTTGAGCAGCGGACAGCCATCGGCCAGGAGCAGATCGGCGTTGAAGAGCGCGGGGTGGTCGGTCGGATAGTCCGAGGACGGGAAGGCCACCCCGTGGACGAATCCGAGAGACGCGAAGTGCTGCGTGAAGACGGCCTCGTGCTTCAGCACGGCATCGAAGTAGTCGGGCATCTCCGGCAAGTCCCGCCAGTAAGCCCGCCAGTGCTCACTCATGAACATGTCTCGGCGCACAGCGATCCAGAACGACTGCAGGTGGTAGTGGAGGACCCCGGTGCCGGTGAACGGGTTGGGCTCTTCCCGAGCGTGGTCCGTCATCCCCCAGAAGTGCAGGGGCTCCGCGTCCATCCGCTCGAACACAGGCCGGAAGGGTCGCACCGGCCCGAACCAGGTGTCGTTCGTGAACACGATCTCGTCGAACTCGCCGATGCGATCACCGAGGTGGGCGAGGGCGTCCTTGTGCGCCCAGATGTCGTATCCGTGATTGTCGCGCACCACGATCTCGTCCGACACCGCCTCGAGCGCGGCCCGTCCCTCGTCGGAGAGCCGTCCGTTGACGACGACGAGGGTGTGTGCGACATCGTCGCGCACACCCTCGAGCGCGTGAGGGATGTAGTCGTCGACGCCTCCCCTACGATCCCAGACGACGTACACAAGGAGACGGCGTCCGCCATCGGGAAAAGCGCGAGCGGTCGCCGACCAGGGCGCGGGACAGGTCACAGGTCAGCGGTTTCCTTGCTCGAGCGCCGTCAGCAGATACGCCCCGTACCCGCTCTTGATGAGAGGCTCCGAGCGCTCGCGCAGTTCTTCATCCGAGAGGAACCCCATCCGCCACGCGACTTCTTCCGGGCACCCGATGGACAACCCTTGTCGCTTCTCGACCGTTCGGATGAAGTCCGTGGCCTCCGCGAGCGAGTCGAAGGTGCCGGTGTCGAGCCAGGCAGTGCCGCGCGGGAGCAGCTCGACCCGCAGGTCTCCGCGCGAAAGGTAGATCTTGTTCACATCGGTGATCTCGAGCTCGCCTCGCGGTGACGGCTTCAGGCTCTTGGAGATCTCGATCACGTCGTTGTCGTAGAAGTAGAGTCCGGGCACCGCGTAGTGGCTCTTCGGCCGCGCAGGCTTCTCTTCGAGCGAGACGACCTTGCCCGCGGCGTCGAACTCGACCACTCCGTACGAGGAGGGATCATCGACCCAATAGCCGAAGACGACACCGCCCGTGAGGTCGCTGTACTGGCGCAAGCGGGTTCCCATGCCCTGCCCGTAGAAGATGTTGTCGCCTAGGACCAGCGCGACGGAATCGTCACCGATGTGCTGCTCGCCGAGGATGAAGGCCTGCGCGAGCCCGTCGGGGGACGGTTGGGTCTTGTACGTGAGCGAGATGCCGAAGCGCGACCCGTCACCGAGCAGCCGCTGGAACTGCTCGGAATCCTGCGGAGTTGTGATGATGAGGATATCGCGGATTCCGGCGAGGATCAGCGTCGACAGGGGGTAGTAGATCATCGGCTTGTCGTACACGGGCACGAGCTGCTTCGAGATGCCGAGGGTGATGGGGTGCAGACGGGAGCCGGTTCCGCCTGCCAGGATGATTCCGCGCATCTGACAAGTCTCCCCGATGCGGCCCATGCTCTCAAACTCGGACTGCCCGGGACGGCCTCACACCGGGGACTGCGAGAAGTCGACGAGCGCGTCCAGAACCCCACGGAGGGCGGCTGCCGCTGCGCGGCGCGCCGACGCATGACCGTTCTCCCGGATCTCCCGCCACACGTCGTCGTCCGTCAGCGCGGCGGTGAGTGAACTCCGGAGCTGATTCTCGTCTCCGCGCGCGAACAGGAGCGAGTTGTAGCCGTCGAGGACCTCGTGGGCGAGCCGGCCGTCGATCGGCGCCAGGAACACGGCGCCGAGAGACATCAACGCGAACGGCAGCAGGCTGGACTGCTGCTCCGCGAACAGGACGACAGCGCGAGGGCGGTGCTCGGCCACCTCTGCCGGACCGGCGACCGAATCCACGTGCGTCGCTCTTGCCCCGAGCGAAGCGCACAGCTCGTCGACCAGCACGCGTTGCCTCGCGGACGCCGCGATGGTGACGACAACGTCGTCGGCATGGTCGGAGAGCGCGGGCGGCGCCAGCGCGGGCGCGACCCGACGACCGGTCTCCCATGCGGCCTCGGCCTGGAGCTGCGCGGAAGTCCACCGGTTGGGCGAGATGTAGTCGAACTCGGGCCGGTAGCCCGCGACGATCCTGGCCTGTAGGGAACGGTCGGCACCGTGGAAGATGCTTTCCATCGCGGGCAGCAGATATACCGGCAGCGAGCCGCCCAGGGTCGCGAGCCAGGCAGTCGAGGCGGCGGTCCAGTCGCACGCGACGACAACGCGCTCCCCGCTGGCCAGCGCTTCGATCGTGGGCTCGTGAGGATCGGCGCTCGGCACCTCGCGGACGGCGACGACGCGACCCTCACGGCGCAGCTCGTCGGCGAGCAATGCGACATACTCCCGCCAGATCGGCTCGGACGCGGGACCGACCAGAAAGTCGACGGGCGCGTCATCAGGCAGCCGCCGCGCGAGGAAGCGCTGCTCCCATCGGCGCCAGAATCGTCTCATCGAGGCGAGTTCACGTTGTCCTTGGCTGTAGCCGCGCGATGCGGACTCGTGGTGAACGAGCATGGCGGCCGGCTGATAAAAGCAGCGGATGCCCCGCTCCCACGCGCGGAGGCCGTAGTCGACGTCTTCGAAACCGAGCCAGAACTCGTCGTCGAGGTAGCCCGTCCGCTCGAACGCCTCTCGCGTGATGTAGACGCACGCGCCCGAGATGGATCGGTTGTACCCCGCCACGTTCGCGGTGGGCTTGGTCGCGGGAGCGCCGACATGGAGGTGACCGAACCACTGCGGAGCGAGGATGCGTGCGTAGTAGGTGCCTCCGTACTGGATGCGACCACTGGGATAGACGAGCTTCGGGCTCACCATCCCGATTTCAGGGTCGAGTGCATAGGCGCTGTACTGCAGAGCCTCCAGCCAGCCGGGCTTGGCCACGATATCGCTGTTGAGCAGGACGATGTCGTGGCGGGCCCGCCGCATTCCCTCGTTCACCGTTCCCGAAAAGCCCAGCCTGGCCTCCTTCAGCACGACCGTGACCCGATCGTCCTCGAGCGCCTTCAGCTGTTGGGCGACGATCGGATCGATGAAATCGTCGACGATGATGACCTCGTAGTCTATGTGGGCGCATGTCTCTGCGATGCTCGCCAGCGCTTCGGTCAGCAGCGGGAGATCGTTGTAGCTCGGAATGACAATGCTCACCGGGCGCCCGTTAGCGCGGAACCACGTGACCATCTCGTGATTGGCCACGATCCCTCGCGTGTTGAGAGTATAGGAGCGCTCGACCCGCGCCGCCCGGACGCGGCTCCTCCACTGATCAGGCAGCTTCTCGATGACGCGACGCGCGATTCGGCGGGGGAAGTTCGGCATATGACGGACACGATCCACTCGATTGAGAACGGAATCCCCATGGTATCGACCCGGCCGCTCGACGAAGCTCGGCCACGCGTGGTGGTCGTGGCACCCGACGTGGTCGGGACACGAATGGCCGGCCCAGGCATACGCTTTGTACGCATCGCCGAGCAGCTCGTCGATGTCGCTGAGGTTACCCTCGCGGTGGGCATCGCCGGCAGCGACACCGCCGCAGTCTCCGGTCGCGGGTTCCAAGTGACCACATACTCCGATGTCGACGAGCTCGTCGACATCGTCGCTGCGCATGACATCGCCTTTTGCCAGCTGGTCGATCGGGACGTCATCCGGCGTGGATCGTCCGCCGGCTGCCGATTCATCTTCGATCTCTACAACGCCCTCCCCGCCGAAGCCATCGGAGCGGAACGGATCGGGGGCATCTCGACGCAGCCGGAGAAGGACCGCATCTTCGGCGATGTGCTTTCCTATTTCCGCTTCTGCATGCGCGCCGGCGGCTACTTCGTCACCTCGAACGAGCGCCAGCGGGATTTTTGGATGGGGTACCTCCTCGCCTCGGAGGGCCTGCTCCCCAGTGAGCTCGACGGTCGCAGCACCGCCGAGATCATCGGTCTCGTCCCCTTCGGCATGGAGGAAGGCGAACCACTCGCGCACGAGCACGGCATCCGCGGGCGCTTCGGGATCACCGACGACGATGTCGTTCTGCTCTGGGCAGGCGGCATCTGGGACTGGTTCGATGCCGAGACCCCGATCCGGGCCGTCGCGAGACTGCGGCAGACACGCGACGACATCCATCTGGTGTTCTACGGCACCACGCATCCGAACTCGCTCATCGGAAAGCCTCCAGCCGTGGAGCGGGCACAGGAGCTCGCTTCCCAACTCGGCGTCCTCGGGGTGGGTGTCCACTTCATCGACGGGTGGGTACCTGCCGATCGACGAGCGGAGTTCCTCGCTGATTCAGATATCGCGATCTCCGCTCACCTCGACTCGTTCGAAACGCGCTACGCGTTCCGCACCCGAATCCTCGACCACTTCTGGGCCTCGCTGCCCAGCATCGTGACTCGCGGGGACTGGTTCGCCGAGTACATCGACGCCAACCATCTCGGGGTCGTCACCGACTACGGCGACGTGGACGGTACCGCTCAGGCTGTCCTCGAACTCGCCGACGCCAAGCGTCGCAACGAGATCCGCGCGCGCGTCAGCTCCGTCCGCGAGGCGTGGCGGTGGTCGGCGACTACCGCCGATCTGCGCGCCGTCATCGGAGACTGGCAGTCGCGCCTCAGACTGCCGGAGCTGCCGACAAGCCCGCCCGCGGCCGATCAGCCTCGACCGTCGCGCGATGCACGGGCGGCGGATGCCACCGAGCAGACGGCCGTATCGGAGAGGGTGAGGTCACCTTTCCACTCGTTCTTCAGCCGGCTTCGCCAGCGGCTCGCCCGCTGAGACGGCATTCGCGACGTGCTCGTAGTAGGCGGCCACCGAATCCAGCACGACCGGCCAGCGGTAACGGGAGGCGGTCTCGAGACCCGCCTCTGATAGCCGTCGTCTCTCCTGAGGGTCGCCCATGAGCCGACGGATCGCCGCCGCGAGCGCCGCATCATCGTCTTGCGGAACGATCACGCAATTCTCGCCGTCACGACAGAAGTCCATGTTTCCGTCCGAGTCCGTCGTGATGACGGGGCAGCCTGCCGCCATGGCCTCGAGCACCGGAAGGCAGAACCCTTCGTGTCGCGATGTCTGAACGAAGACGGTTGCCGTGTTGTACAGCTCGTTGACCTCCGCGTCCAGGGGCCGTATCCGGTAGTCGACGCGCTCGTCGACGAGGATGTCGGGCTCGGTGCCGAACAACTGCAGCTTCGGCCGCTCCCGCCCGAGCGAGCGCCAGGCGCGTTCGGTCATCGCGAAATTCTTCTGGAAGAACGACCGCCCCAGCGCTAGCAAGGTGTTCTCGTCCCGACTGTGGCCGGGCAGCACGCGGAACGTGTCGGAGTCGTAGCCGTGCGGGATCAGCGTCGCGCGGACGCCCACCTCTGCCAGTTCGCCCTGCTGGAATCGAGCCTCGGTCAGGCTCGCGAACTCGCGCCGATAGCTCGCGACCACAGCGGCGCGCGCAACGGCGTCGTCGGGGTAGAACCACGTTTCGAACTCTTGAATCAGATACACGGGCATCCCGTGGTTCACGGAGGCGAGCCAGACCACCTCCGCCGTCTCCCACCAAGTTGCAACCTTGATCGCGTCCTCATTGCGGAGCGAGAGAATCAGGTCGTCGAAATTGCGGTACGTCACGACCGGCACTCGCAGCTCGAACCACGTCGGCGGACCTTGCAGCGACCAGACCGAGACATCGAAGCCGCGCGCGGACAGGCCGTTCGCGATCTCGAAAACGGCCCGGATGCCGCCGCTGATGGTAGTCGCCTGCAGGACGAAGATGATCCGCGGTGGCTTTCCCCGGGCGCCGACGCGGCGCTCGAGTTGCCACCGGCGCTGCTCGCCCCGCGCGCGGACCACCGGGAGTTCGCTCACGCTGACCACGGTGCTGCTGAAACACAGCGTCCGAATGTTCCCCGCCCAGGCATGACGTACGAGGCGACCGGCCTGAAGATCAAGATCGAGTCCGTTGAGGTTGCGCGCCGCAATGTCGATGCGATCGATCGCCACCGACGTCACATAGAGGCCGTGCGCGGCGGCACCGAGCACGTACCTGGGCATCCGCACCTGGCCGTAGTCGCGCGAACCCGGAAGTGCCGGGACGAACTCGCCAGTCTGGCGATCGAACTGGTAGCCCGCTGCGGTCCCGTCCGGGCCGGCGTATGCGGGCGTGACGATACCAATCTCGCCGTCGGCGTGGAACTCGTGCGCAGCATGCTGCAACCGCGCGACCGACTCGGGCTCGGGCAGCGGATGGCCAGCGTCGATGAGGACGACGTCCCACCGCCTGCGCAACCTGTGCATCCAGTCCAGAATCGAGGCCAAATCGATCACCGGCGACGCGCCGGTGCCGTCCGCGACACTCACCCGCTCAGCTCCCAGACCGTGCGTCGAGGAGGCTATGCCCGGTGCCAACAGGAAATCGGCGTGCAACACATCGGCCGTACGTCGAATCCACGGCCCGATGTCCCCCACAGGGTCGCCGTACACCACCACGACGACGTGCTTCCAATGGACGCGATGCCACGCCGCCGCACGTGCGGGAGTGAGGGTGGTCGTCATCCCGTTGGCGAATGTGGTGCCATCTCCCGATCTCGCGGCCTTGACGCTGTCGTGATGCCGAGCGTATCCCCGCGGTCCGAGTCGCAGCAGCAGTGCAGTCTCACCCAGGCGTCCGGCGAGCGCGTCGGCGACCAGAGCGGCTCCGCGAGCGCCTTTCCTCAGGATCCTCTTCAACATACCCATCTGTTCCCTCGGGCCGATCTCCGCGTGCTTCCCGCGGGTCGAGTCTAAAACGCTGGCCACAGGACTCCGCGGCGAAACCGCGGTCGGATAGGGTCTTCTGGGTGAGCGCGCCGCCCGGTGCGCGTCGCGGAATCCCGAGGAGTGCCACTATGCCCCGCGCGCTGATCACCGGTATCACCGGTCAGGACGGCTTCTATCTGAGCCGCCTGCTGCTGTCGAAGGGCTACGAGGTCTTCGGACTCGTCCGCGGTCAGAACAATCCGAAGATCGCGGCTCTGGAAAGGGACCTCCCGGGAGTGAGGATCCTCACCGGGGATCTGCTCGACCTCTCGAGCATCCTTCGAGCACTGGAAGCATCCGCGCCCGATGAGGTGTACAACCTCGGCGCGATCTCCTTCGTTGCGTACTCGTGGGAGAACGTCAGCCTCACGTCGGACGTGACTGGCAAGGGAGTCCTCAACGTGCTGGAGGCGATCCGCCTCTACGCCCGGGACGATGCCGAGCGGGTGCGGTTCTACCAAGCGTCGAGTTCGGAGATGTTCGGCAAGGTCCAGCGAGTCCCTCAGACCGAGTCGACGCTGCTGTGGCCGCGATCACCGTACGGCGTCGCCAAAGTGTACGGGCACTACATGACGATCAACTACCGCGAGTCGTACGGCATGCACGCGTCGTCGGGCATCCTTTTCAACCACGAGTCGCCGCTGCGCGGTCCCGAGTTCGTCACGCGCAAAATCACCCTCGCCGCCGCGCGGATCGCTGCAGGCAAGCAGGACAAGCTCTACCTCGGAAACCTCGACGCGCGCCGCGACTGGGGCTTTGCCGGCGACTACGTCGAGGCCATGTGGCGAATGCTGCAGCAGGACGTCGCCGACGACTACGTGGTGTCGACGAACGAGACGCACTCCGTCCAGGAGTTCGTCGAGCGCGCATTCGGGCGCGTGGGAATCGACGATTGGCAGCGATACGTCGAGCAGGATGCGCGATTCCTCCGTCCCGCCGAGGTGGACCTCCTCATCGGCGACTCGTCGAAGGCACACGAACGCCTCGGCTGGAAGCCGGCCGTCACGTTCAATGCGCTCGTCGACATGATGGTCGATGCCGACGTCGCACGTGTACGGAACGCCGAGGCGTAGATGTCCCGCGCCTTGGTGACGGGGATCACCGGCCAGACCGGCAGCTACCTCGCAGAGCACCTTCTCGCTCACGGCTGGGAGGTGCACGGCCTCGTCCGCCACTCCGACAGCTCCCGCGCCGCGTTCTCTGAGCTCGCTCCCGCGGCTGAACTCCATACCGGAGACCTCGCAGATCTCGACGGAATCGTGCGCCTCGTGCGCGACGTTCAGCCCACGTCGATCTTCAACCTCGGAGGGCTGTCGTCGGTTGCGCGGTCGTGGGATGACCCGATCGCCGCAGCCACGATCACCGGGCTGCCCGTCAGCGCACTGCTGGACGCCGCGCTGCGACTGCAGGAGAGTCGCGATGGGCACGTCTCGTTCGTTCAGGCGTCGAGTGCCGAGATCTTCGGAGTCGCCGAAACGTCTCCGCAGGACGAGTCCACCCCGGTACGCCCGTCGAACCCGTACGGGGCGGCCAAGGCGTACGGTCATCACCTCGTGGGCGTATACCGAGCTCGAGGGCTCGCGGCCTCGAGTTGCATTCTGTACAACCACGAGTCGCCGCGCCGACCAGCCGAGTTCGTGACGCGGAAGATCACGCGCGGGGCGGCGCGCATTCGGCTCGGACTGCAGGAGAACCTCACACTCGGCAATCTCGAGGCGCGGCGCGACTGGGGATGGGCCCCGGACTTCGCTCGAGCGTTGGCAGCGGCGGCGACGCATCCTGACGACTACGTGATCGCGACAGGGGTGTCGCATTCGGTTCGCGACTTCGCGGCCGCCGCCTTCAGCGCCGTCGGCATCAATGACTGGGAGCCGCTGGTAACGATCGACACCGCGCTCTTGCGGCACGGCGATGCGGCCGTGCAAGCGGGTAACGCCAGTCGAGCACGGGACGTGCTCGGCTGGAAGCCGTCCGTCACCTTCGAAGAGATGGTGCGCAGGATGGTAGAGGCGGACCTCGCAGAGGCATCGAACCCTGAGCAATCCGCGCACGATCGGAGCGGAGCCCGATGATCGCCATGACCATGATGGTCCGTGACGAGGCCGACATCGTCGGCGCGATGATCCAGCATCACCTCGATCAGGGAATCGACCTGTTCCTCGTCACCGACAACGGATCAGTCGACGGGACCAGGGAGATACTGCAGGACTTCGCCCGTCGCGGATTGATCGAACTCGCGCACGATCCGAGACACCTCAAACAACAGCACGAAGTCGTCACCGCGATGTCACGCGAGGCCGCGCGCCGCAGGGCGACGTGGGTGCTCAATGCCGACGCCGATGAGTTCTGGAGCGCGAAGTCGGCCGGACTGAGCATCCGTGAAGAGCTCGGCACGCTCGATCCCGCGCTCGGCGCGTTCCCGGTTCCGGTGATCGACATGACCGGCCCGGCGGCGCAGCGCGGTACAGGTCTCCAGCGCTTGGTGTATCGCGACGTGAGGCCCGACGAGGTGATGGAATCGCTCGGCATCCACGCCCACGCGACGCCCGACGTCGCCTTCGTGCCGAACGAGAGTGTCGTCGTCGCGCAGGGCAACCACTTCGTGAACGTGGATGCCCGGGGCGAGCTGCCCGCCGGCCGCGGACTCGTCGTGCGTCATTTCCCGTGGCGATCATGGGACCAGTTCCACCGCAAAGTCGAGAACGCGGGCCGCGCGTACGCCGCGTCTCCCCACCTGCGGCCGAGTGCCAACCACCACGGCATGCGAGACTACCGACGGCTTCAGGATGGGCTGCTCCCTGCCTCGTACGTCGCACGACACCCGTCCCCCGACGAACTCGCAGACGGCATCCGACGCGGTTGGTTCATTGAGGACCGCACGATCGCGGACGCACTCCCGTCTCCGGTCGCTGACGTCGAATTCACAGAGGTCGACGCCGAGATCGGCCGGCTGCTCATGAAGGCTCTGCGACCGATCGAGGCACGCCTGCACGCGCTCGAAGGGTCCGAGCGACGGGCCACCGACAAGCTCGACTTCGAACTGCACCATGTGGCTGAGCTCGACGAGCTCGTCGCACGCCTCCGCGAGGAGAATGCCGCGGTGACCCACGAGCTCCGCGAGCTTCGGCGAAGCCGCCTGGTGCGGTCCGCCGAGCGTGTGTCGCGGTGGCGGTGGCAACACCGCTGAGGCTCTCGCGGATCCTGGCGCACAGTCGGCGAACGGTACCCTTGACGGATGCGCAGACTTCTCGTCACCGGGGGCGCCGGCTTCATCGGCTCGAATTTCGTCCACCATGTCGTGTCGCACACGGATGACCATGTCACCGTGCTCGACGCGCTCACGTACGCGGGCAATCGGGAGTCGCTCGCTGAGCTTCCTGAAGACCGCGTCTCGTTCGTGAAGGGTGACATCACCGACGCCGGGCTCGTCGATGACCTCTTCCGTGACGCCGACGCGGTGATCCATTACGCCGCGGAGTCACACAACGACAACTCGCTCCACGACCCGCGCCCGTTTCTCGACACCAACATCGTCGGCACCTACACGCTGCTCGAAGCGGCTCGCCGACACGACCGCCGGTTCCACCACATCTCCACAGACGAGGTGTACGGCGACCTCGAGCTCGACGACCCCGAGCGCTTCACCGAGCAGACTCCGTACAACCCGTCCAGCCCCTACTCCTCGACCAAGGCCGGCAGCGACCTGCTCGTGAGGGCGTGGGTG comes from Microbacterium cremeum and encodes:
- a CDS encoding glycosyltransferase, with product MTDTIHSIENGIPMVSTRPLDEARPRVVVVAPDVVGTRMAGPGIRFVRIAEQLVDVAEVTLAVGIAGSDTAAVSGRGFQVTTYSDVDELVDIVAAHDIAFCQLVDRDVIRRGSSAGCRFIFDLYNALPAEAIGAERIGGISTQPEKDRIFGDVLSYFRFCMRAGGYFVTSNERQRDFWMGYLLASEGLLPSELDGRSTAEIIGLVPFGMEEGEPLAHEHGIRGRFGITDDDVVLLWAGGIWDWFDAETPIRAVARLRQTRDDIHLVFYGTTHPNSLIGKPPAVERAQELASQLGVLGVGVHFIDGWVPADRRAEFLADSDIAISAHLDSFETRYAFRTRILDHFWASLPSIVTRGDWFAEYIDANHLGVVTDYGDVDGTAQAVLELADAKRRNEIRARVSSVREAWRWSATTADLRAVIGDWQSRLRLPELPTSPPAADQPRPSRDARAADATEQTAVSERVRSPFHSFFSRLRQRLAR
- a CDS encoding ABC transporter permease — protein: MSSSFDSSAAERFARIEAMPLVPVGAAAGLHPRDVWASAGDLFKHREMLDLLVRRDLKAKYKDSTLGFFWSLSRPLMQLAIYYVVVGQFLQAARGIPDFAVYIFTGLTAIGLFTEILTGATGSILANSGLVKKVYVPREVFPLASVGSAIFNFLIQLTVLIVATLLVGKPPLHPEILYVFPAAAVLIVYGTAFGLLFGALNVYLRDVQYLVELGTMVLFWASPIVYSWEMVANLIKSPFLLDVYTNNPLTLAVIGFQRAFWVAGESAPHPTDLLLRLIVALVIGVVILFISHRVFLRLQGNFAQEM
- the rfbA gene encoding glucose-1-phosphate thymidylyltransferase RfbA, giving the protein MRGIILAGGTGSRLHPITLGISKQLVPVYDKPMIYYPLSTLILAGIRDILIITTPQDSEQFQRLLGDGSRFGISLTYKTQPSPDGLAQAFILGEQHIGDDSVALVLGDNIFYGQGMGTRLRQYSDLTGGVVFGYWVDDPSSYGVVEFDAAGKVVSLEEKPARPKSHYAVPGLYFYDNDVIEISKSLKPSPRGELEITDVNKIYLSRGDLRVELLPRGTAWLDTGTFDSLAEATDFIRTVEKRQGLSIGCPEEVAWRMGFLSDEELRERSEPLIKSGYGAYLLTALEQGNR
- a CDS encoding glycosyltransferase family 2 protein; this encodes MPNFPRRIARRVIEKLPDQWRSRVRAARVERSYTLNTRGIVANHEMVTWFRANGRPVSIVIPSYNDLPLLTEALASIAETCAHIDYEVIIVDDFIDPIVAQQLKALEDDRVTVVLKEARLGFSGTVNEGMRRARHDIVLLNSDIVAKPGWLEALQYSAYALDPEIGMVSPKLVYPSGRIQYGGTYYARILAPQWFGHLHVGAPATKPTANVAGYNRSISGACVYITREAFERTGYLDDEFWLGFEDVDYGLRAWERGIRCFYQPAAMLVHHESASRGYSQGQRELASMRRFWRRWEQRFLARRLPDDAPVDFLVGPASEPIWREYVALLADELRREGRVVAVREVPSADPHEPTIEALASGERVVVACDWTAASTAWLATLGGSLPVYLLPAMESIFHGADRSLQARIVAGYRPEFDYISPNRWTSAQLQAEAAWETGRRVAPALAPPALSDHADDVVVTIAASARQRVLVDELCASLGARATHVDSVAGPAEVAEHRPRAVVLFAEQQSSLLPFALMSLGAVFLAPIDGRLAHEVLDGYNSLLFARGDENQLRSSLTAALTDDDVWREIRENGHASARRAAAAALRGVLDALVDFSQSPV
- a CDS encoding rhamnan synthesis F family protein, translating into MTCPAPWSATARAFPDGGRRLLVYVVWDRRGGVDDYIPHALEGVRDDVAHTLVVVNGRLSDEGRAALEAVSDEIVVRDNHGYDIWAHKDALAHLGDRIGEFDEIVFTNDTWFGPVRPFRPVFERMDAEPLHFWGMTDHAREEPNPFTGTGVLHYHLQSFWIAVRRDMFMSEHWRAYWRDLPEMPDYFDAVLKHEAVFTQHFASLGFVHGVAFPSSDYPTDHPALFNADLLLADGCPLLKRRPFFHYPPFLDRHAVIGRELAERVEEYGYPMEVFWQNLARNVAPKILNADAGMLEVLPDVDVSYDPSRPLRVAAIAHIFYPDMTREMLERLDTLPGDYDLIVTTPDDARAALIHAQIDLRPREGRGVQVRVVASNDGRDQSAFLIGCRDILLSDDYDLIVKVHSKKTPQDGFNIGRHFKDQQFRNLLDSPGYTANLIGLFQKEPGLGLVFPPMIHIGYPTMGRAWWANKSGVADVCRDLGIHVPLDDVSPLAPFGSMFVARPRALRLLAERDWSYADFGGAAAYQDGGLAHILERMPAYAAGELGYHVRTVSTGEYMSISHTALEYKLDQLSATLPGDSVDAIHYLRGAGNVGEGRLIDFARMYLRLHHPGTGAALRRVAGRDTVIGRAARGLRRIRKR